The Candidatus Sericytochromatia bacterium genome contains the following window.
ATCGCCCCCACCCAGCACCAGCACGTCCCTGGGCGGGCGCCCGAGCCGGCTGATCGGGATATGAACCAGGGCTTCGTGATAGCGGTATTCGTCCAGCGATGAATACTGGAGATTGCCATTGATGAACAAGCGCAGGTCCTGCGCCTCGCGGGTCAAGGTCAGGCGCTGGTAGCTGGTCTGCTCGCTATACACGATGTCGTCCCGGTACATGGCCTGTTCGAGGATTCGCTCGGCCTGAGGCGCTTGCACGAAGGCATAGGCCAGACTGCCGATCAAAAGCACGGTGGCGCCAGCCAGGCGCCGGCGCCCGCGCAGGAAGGGCTGTGCGTATGCGACCAGCCCCAGCACCACCACCAGCGCATTCAACAGGCCCGTCAGCAAGGCGGATTTGAGCAAGCCCAGTTGGGGCAGCAGCAGGAGCGGAAAGGCGAGCGAGCCGATCAGTCCGCCCATGTAATCCAGACTCAGCACGTAGGCGGCGTTGTAGCGGAGGGTCTGCCGGTGTTCCAGCAGGCGCATCAGCAGGGGAATCTCGAGGCCCACCAGGGTGCCGATCACCAGCGTGAGCGCATACTGCAACACCGGGTACAGCTCCGGCGTGCTGGCAAAGCCGCCGAACAGCAGCAGGGCCGAGAATCCGCCAATCAGGGCGATCGCCAGTTCGGTCGCGATGAAGGTGGCGAAGAGTCGGGTCTGCAGGAAGGCCGAGAGCCAGGAGCCGATGCCGAGCGCGCTGAGGAACAACCCGATCGTGATGGAAAACTGCCACACGCTGTCGCCCAGCAGATAGCTGGAGGTCGCGCCGATGATCAATTCGTAGACGATGCCGCAGGTGGCGATGAGCGCGACGGACACGTAAAGCGCCGCCGGACGCTGTATCAAGGGAGAATCCACGCCCTCAGTCCCAGTTGAAATTGGGCGAACTCCATCCCCCGAACAGCAGCGCCAGGAGGCCGAGTGTGGTGGCCATCAGGACCATCGAGATCCACAGATTCAGCCAGACTTCCATGAGCTGGTTGCCCGCGAGCTTCAGGTGGAACTTCGTCATCAGGGCGATCAGAAACGCTTCCAGTGAGAGAAAGACCAGCAGCGCGATCCAGCCCAT
Protein-coding sequences here:
- a CDS encoding polyamine aminopropyltransferase encodes the protein MIQRPAALYVSVALIATCGIVYELIIGATSSYLLGDSVWQFSITIGLFLSALGIGSWLSAFLQTRLFATFIATELAIALIGGFSALLLFGGFASTPELYPVLQYALTLVIGTLVGLEIPLLMRLLEHRQTLRYNAAYVLSLDYMGGLIGSLAFPLLLLPQLGLLKSALLTGLLNALVVVLGLVAYAQPFLRGRRRLAGATVLLIGSLAYAFVQAPQAERILEQAMYRDDIVYSEQTSYQRLTLTREAQDLRLFINGNLQYSSLDEYRYHEALVHIPISRLGRPPRDVLVLGGGDGLAARELFRHPEVRRVDLVDLDPAMPRLHRSHPDLLRLNERSLTNERLKVHSEDALRFLLRERSHYDMVVVDLPDPNSETLVKLYTREFYALIARHLRPNGAMVVQASSPYFAREAFWCIHKTLQAADLVTEPYHLDVPSFGDWGFVIASPRHLPGQSWRIPSTTRWLTPALAPTLFRFAKDDDGSLSDRLEANTTFKPVLLGYYQRGWGHER